A single window of Terriglobales bacterium DNA harbors:
- the lpxC gene encoding UDP-3-O-acyl-N-acetylglucosamine deacetylase: MTHEQTISSAVETSGVGLHSGAPVKLRILPAPAGTGVVFRRVDLDGFEVEAVSRNVARVSYATSLMKKGVLISTTEHLLSAFIGTGVDNAIVELDNLELPILDGSAEPYVEMIRKAGLKRQRRPRSYLRLHREVEVREGDKFIAVYPAEKYSVAYSINFPHPLIGKETFEVELSGESYCREIAAARTFGFRHEEQAMRNMGLIRGASSENCIVLTRDGIENGPLRFPDEFVRHKVLDLIGDLALLGRRLLGRVVADRAGHALHTALVSRILRDHSLWEEATADEAASEAGEGPEKHEGTAPAVP; this comes from the coding sequence GTGACTCACGAGCAAACAATCAGTTCCGCGGTGGAAACGAGCGGCGTCGGCCTGCACTCTGGAGCGCCGGTGAAGCTGCGCATCCTGCCGGCGCCCGCGGGCACGGGCGTGGTCTTCCGCCGGGTGGACCTGGACGGATTCGAAGTGGAAGCGGTGAGCCGCAACGTGGCGCGCGTGAGCTACGCCACCAGTCTGATGAAAAAGGGCGTGCTCATCTCCACCACTGAGCACTTGCTCTCGGCCTTCATCGGGACGGGCGTGGACAACGCCATCGTCGAGCTCGACAACCTGGAGCTTCCCATCCTGGACGGCAGCGCGGAGCCCTATGTGGAGATGATCCGCAAGGCCGGCCTCAAACGCCAGCGGCGCCCGCGCTCCTACCTGCGCCTGCACAGGGAAGTGGAAGTGCGCGAAGGCGATAAGTTCATCGCCGTCTATCCCGCGGAGAAGTATTCGGTCGCCTACAGCATCAACTTTCCGCACCCGCTGATTGGCAAGGAAACCTTCGAGGTGGAGCTCTCCGGCGAGAGCTACTGCCGGGAGATCGCGGCGGCGCGCACCTTCGGCTTCCGCCACGAGGAGCAGGCCATGCGCAACATGGGATTGATCCGCGGGGCCTCGAGCGAGAACTGCATCGTCCTCACCCGCGACGGCATCGAGAACGGGCCCTTGCGCTTCCCCGACGAGTTCGTCCGCCACAAGGTGCTCGACCTGATCGGCGATCTGGCTCTGCTGGGCCGGCGCCTGCTGGGCCGCGTAGTCGCCGACCGCGCCGGACACGCCCTGCACACCGCGCTGGTCTCCCGCATCCTGCGCGACCACAGCCTGTGGGAAGAAGCAACGGCCGACGAAGCCGCTTCCGAAGCCGGCGAGGGGCCCGAAAAGCACGAGGGCACGGCTCCTGCCGTGCCCTAA
- a CDS encoding SDR family oxidoreductase, with amino-acid sequence MSVSLSFDGKVAVVSGGSRGIGAATVKMFSAAGGKVLFNYQKAKAEAEKVVAACGGEKNCAAVQADLNGTEGARELIAAAVSRFGRVDALVANHGIWPSDDMPIDQMPDEQWRRTMGINLDSVFALVKHAVGQMKKQGQGGKIVLVSSTAGQRGEAFHSDYAATKGAVISMVKGLSTELARDRINVNCVAPGWVATDMAAPALNDPAIRAKVFATIPLGRVATPAEIAAPILFLCTEHAGFITGEIFNVNGGAVLVG; translated from the coding sequence ATGTCCGTTTCTCTCTCATTCGATGGCAAGGTGGCCGTAGTCAGCGGCGGGTCGCGTGGCATTGGCGCGGCCACGGTGAAGATGTTCTCGGCCGCCGGCGGCAAGGTCCTGTTCAACTATCAGAAGGCCAAAGCAGAGGCCGAGAAGGTGGTTGCGGCCTGCGGCGGCGAGAAGAACTGCGCCGCGGTGCAGGCGGACCTCAACGGGACGGAGGGCGCGCGCGAGCTCATCGCCGCCGCCGTCTCCCGCTTCGGGCGAGTGGACGCGCTGGTGGCCAACCACGGCATCTGGCCTTCCGACGACATGCCCATCGACCAGATGCCCGACGAGCAGTGGCGCCGCACCATGGGCATCAATCTGGACAGCGTCTTCGCCCTGGTGAAGCACGCGGTGGGGCAGATGAAGAAGCAGGGCCAGGGCGGCAAGATCGTGTTGGTGAGCTCGACCGCCGGGCAGCGCGGCGAGGCCTTCCACTCCGACTACGCCGCCACCAAGGGCGCTGTGATCAGCATGGTGAAGGGACTCTCCACCGAGCTGGCCCGCGACCGCATCAACGTGAACTGCGTCGCCCCCGGATGGGTGGCCACGGACATGGCCGCGCCCGCGCTCAACGACCCCGCCATCCGCGCCAAGGTCTTCGCCACCATTCCGCTGGGCCGCGTAGCCACGCCCGCGGAGATCGCCGCTCCCATCTTGTTCCTGTGCACTGAGCACGCCGGCTTCATCACCGGCGAGATCTTCAACGTCAACGGCGGCGCCGTGCTGGTGGGTTGA
- a CDS encoding gamma-glutamyl-gamma-aminobutyrate hydrolase family protein (Members of this family of hydrolases with an active site Cys residue belong to MEROPS family C26.), which produces MKPRIAIPVPHSNQEYAQRVLPDYTQAVEAAGGEPVVIPLDATPEETAKLLNRCQGVLLPGSKADVDPQKYGATRHAGTADPDPLRDAADELLIQDAYNMRKPILGICYGLQSLNVWRTGTLVQDIASELKSSIKHDAGRKIPRAHNVAIESGSRLAGIVGVGKGAEKTLTVNSSHHQAVEVAGDGLRVAARCPDDGVIEALESTLPDQWAVAVQWHPERSYEDDAASRALFRALIDAAAEPKGQ; this is translated from the coding sequence GTGAAACCCCGCATCGCCATCCCCGTTCCGCACTCCAATCAGGAGTACGCGCAACGCGTGCTGCCGGACTACACCCAGGCGGTAGAGGCTGCGGGCGGCGAGCCGGTGGTCATCCCCTTGGACGCGACGCCGGAAGAGACGGCCAAGCTTCTGAACCGCTGCCAGGGCGTGCTCCTGCCGGGGAGCAAGGCCGACGTCGATCCCCAGAAATACGGCGCAACCCGCCACGCCGGGACCGCCGACCCGGATCCCTTGCGCGACGCCGCCGACGAGCTCCTCATCCAGGATGCCTACAACATGCGCAAGCCGATCTTGGGCATCTGCTACGGCCTGCAGTCGCTGAACGTCTGGCGCACCGGCACGCTGGTGCAGGACATCGCCTCCGAGCTCAAGAGCAGCATCAAGCACGACGCTGGACGCAAGATCCCGCGCGCCCACAACGTTGCCATCGAAAGCGGCTCGCGCCTCGCCGGAATCGTTGGCGTCGGAAAGGGCGCGGAGAAGACGCTGACCGTCAACTCCAGCCATCACCAGGCCGTGGAGGTGGCCGGCGATGGCCTGCGCGTCGCCGCACGCTGCCCCGACGACGGCGTCATCGAGGCCCTGGAGAGCACCCTGCCGGATCAGTGGGCGGTGGCCGTGCAGTGGCACCCGGAACGCAGCTATGAGGATGATGCAGCCTCGCGGGCGCTCTTCCGGGCGCTGATTGATGCCGCTGCCGAGCCCAAGGGGCAGTAG
- a CDS encoding lysophospholipid acyltransferase family protein codes for MNKQSKLADALSWVRSIFFFDPLIYLYTVALGPLSLLCSFFDRDGRIQHNFVRLWGRIILKTIFSPVTVAGLDRLDTSKPYLYATNHLSAMDIPVLYATLPFQFRVMAKRELFSLPFVGWHLKRSGQLPIERENALASMRSLNRSAETLKAGTPLLVFPEGGRSATGQVKPFLPGVFYAAIKAQAEVVPVALVGLYELLPMNTYHIRPRPLALLVGEPIPSAGYSTREADKLAAQVQKAVEDLYYSRAEVPRPAADAAPAEQEVPSASSPGVN; via the coding sequence GTGAATAAGCAATCCAAGCTGGCCGACGCGCTGAGCTGGGTGCGCTCCATCTTCTTCTTCGACCCGCTCATCTACCTGTACACCGTCGCTCTCGGCCCCCTCTCGCTGCTCTGCTCCTTCTTCGACCGGGACGGGCGCATCCAGCACAACTTCGTGCGCCTATGGGGGCGCATCATCCTCAAGACCATCTTCTCGCCGGTCACGGTCGCCGGCCTCGACCGCCTCGACACCTCCAAGCCCTACCTCTACGCCACCAACCACCTCTCCGCCATGGACATCCCGGTGCTGTACGCCACCCTGCCCTTCCAGTTCCGTGTGATGGCCAAGCGCGAGCTGTTCAGCTTGCCCTTCGTCGGCTGGCATCTGAAGCGCTCTGGGCAGTTGCCCATCGAACGCGAGAACGCGCTGGCCTCCATGCGCAGCTTGAACCGCTCCGCCGAGACGCTCAAGGCGGGCACGCCGCTCCTGGTCTTCCCCGAAGGCGGACGCTCGGCCACCGGCCAGGTGAAACCCTTCCTGCCCGGCGTCTTCTACGCCGCCATCAAAGCCCAGGCGGAGGTGGTGCCCGTGGCGCTGGTGGGACTCTATGAGCTGCTGCCTATGAACACCTACCACATCCGCCCGCGGCCGCTTGCGCTGCTGGTGGGCGAGCCCATCCCCAGCGCTGGCTACTCCACGCGCGAGGCCGACAAGCTCGCCGCCCAGGTGCAGAAGGCCGTCGAGGATCTGTACTACTCCCGCGCCGAGGTTCCCCGACCTGCGGCAGACGCCGCTCCGGCCGAGCAGGAAGTGCCGAGTGCCTCAAGCCCTGGCGTAAACTGA
- a CDS encoding folylpolyglutamate synthase/dihydrofolate synthase family protein, translating into MSYQSAIAQLTALGHELPQTPSHKFDLAHMRALLGALGNPERRFASVLIAGTNGKGSTAALLESILRAAGHRTGLYTSPHLIRVNERIRVGREEITDGDFARVHERVEQAAQKLVAAGELPWHPSFFEMLTAMAFEHFAAAGVEITVLEVGMGGRLDATNVVEPRVSVITDIALDHQKFLGATITEIAREKAGILRPGGVAVTLPQHPEANDVLGNTIRDGGGRAVSAVEYVPPVSPGATRTWGLGTRDSYRLQVLDAEITVASPLPGRHQLRNTALAIAAAVELNAQGFKVAAGDVERGIRETRWPGRLQIIPATKSAPEFLLDAAHNPAGAWALRAALSERYEGRPFTLVFGAMRDKAIAEMAEILFPLAAHVIATQPANPRAASPEEIRAAAARTGAEILCEPEVAAALTRARALAGERGIVVICGSIYLIGEALQLLSS; encoded by the coding sequence ATGTCGTATCAATCCGCCATCGCGCAACTGACAGCCCTCGGCCACGAGCTGCCGCAGACGCCCTCGCACAAGTTCGATCTGGCGCACATGCGTGCGCTGCTCGGGGCGCTCGGTAATCCGGAGCGCCGCTTTGCCTCGGTGCTCATCGCCGGGACCAACGGCAAGGGCTCGACGGCGGCTCTGCTCGAGAGCATCCTGCGCGCCGCCGGACACCGCACCGGGCTCTACACCTCGCCGCATTTGATCCGCGTGAACGAGCGCATCCGCGTCGGCAGAGAAGAGATCACGGATGGCGACTTCGCCCGAGTCCATGAGCGCGTGGAGCAGGCGGCGCAGAAGCTGGTGGCCGCGGGCGAATTGCCCTGGCATCCCAGCTTCTTCGAGATGCTCACTGCCATGGCCTTCGAGCACTTCGCCGCCGCGGGCGTGGAGATTACCGTGCTCGAGGTGGGCATGGGCGGGCGCCTGGACGCCACCAATGTGGTCGAGCCGCGCGTTTCCGTCATCACCGACATCGCCCTCGACCACCAGAAGTTCCTCGGTGCGACCATCACCGAGATTGCGCGGGAGAAGGCGGGCATCCTCCGCCCGGGCGGGGTCGCGGTCACGCTGCCGCAGCACCCCGAGGCCAACGACGTCCTCGGGAACACCATCCGCGATGGTGGCGGCCGCGCCGTGAGCGCCGTCGAATACGTCCCGCCGGTGTCGCCGGGCGCGACCCGGACCTGGGGCCTGGGGACTCGCGACTCCTATCGCCTCCAGGTCCTGGACGCGGAGATCACCGTCGCCTCTCCCCTGCCCGGCCGCCATCAGCTGCGCAACACGGCGCTGGCCATCGCCGCCGCCGTCGAACTCAACGCGCAAGGCTTCAAGGTCGCCGCCGGCGACGTCGAGCGCGGCATCCGCGAGACGCGCTGGCCCGGTCGCCTGCAAATCATCCCGGCGACGAAGAGCGCGCCCGAGTTTCTGCTCGACGCCGCGCACAACCCCGCGGGCGCATGGGCGCTGCGCGCCGCGCTCTCCGAGCGCTACGAAGGGCGGCCCTTCACGCTGGTCTTTGGCGCCATGCGCGACAAGGCCATCGCCGAGATGGCCGAGATACTGTTCCCGCTCGCCGCGCATGTGATCGCCACCCAGCCCGCCAACCCGCGCGCGGCGTCGCCCGAGGAGATCCGTGCCGCCGCCGCCCGCACCGGCGCCGAGATCTTGTGCGAGCCGGAGGTGGCCGCCGCCCTCACTCGCGCCCGCGCCCTGGCCGGGGAACGCGGTATAGTCGTCATCTGCGGCTCGATTTATCTGATCGGCGAGGCCCTGCAACTCTTGTCATCGTGA
- the accD gene encoding acetyl-CoA carboxylase, carboxyltransferase subunit beta produces MAWFRRQSGDLEATGEKRVRTEGLWVKCEGCRQVIWKKDLDANFNVCPKCERHFRIDARARIELLLDEGSFQLEDLNLSSTDPLKFVDVRAYSERLKKTQAETGLKDAIINAEGKLAGRPVMLSAMEYSFIGGSMGAVVGEVITRAIERSVAQRKPLIIVSASGGARMMEGVVSLMQMVKITAALARLDEAKVPYVSVLTDPTTGGVTASYAMLGDLNIAEPGALIGFAGPRVIEQTIRQKLPEGFQRSEFLLEHGMLDAIVHRKEMKNYIARALDFMIPTNGAKN; encoded by the coding sequence ATGGCCTGGTTCCGACGCCAATCCGGAGATTTGGAAGCCACGGGGGAGAAGCGCGTCCGCACCGAAGGCCTGTGGGTGAAGTGCGAGGGCTGCCGCCAGGTCATCTGGAAGAAGGACTTGGACGCCAACTTCAACGTCTGCCCCAAGTGCGAGCGCCACTTCCGCATCGACGCCCGCGCCCGCATCGAGCTGTTGCTCGACGAGGGCAGCTTCCAGCTTGAAGACCTGAACCTCTCTTCCACCGACCCGCTCAAGTTCGTGGACGTGCGCGCCTACTCCGAGCGCCTGAAAAAGACGCAGGCAGAGACCGGGCTGAAGGACGCCATCATCAACGCCGAAGGCAAGCTGGCGGGCCGCCCGGTGATGCTGAGCGCCATGGAGTACAGCTTCATCGGCGGCAGCATGGGCGCGGTGGTGGGCGAGGTCATCACCCGGGCCATCGAGCGCTCCGTCGCCCAGCGCAAGCCGCTCATCATCGTTTCGGCCTCGGGCGGCGCGCGCATGATGGAGGGTGTGGTCAGCCTGATGCAGATGGTGAAGATCACCGCCGCCCTCGCCCGCCTGGACGAGGCCAAAGTCCCCTACGTCTCCGTGCTCACCGACCCCACCACCGGCGGCGTGACGGCCAGCTACGCCATGCTGGGGGATTTGAACATCGCCGAGCCCGGCGCGCTCATCGGCTTCGCCGGGCCGCGCGTCATCGAGCAGACCATCCGCCAGAAACTGCCCGAAGGCTTCCAGCGCTCCGAGTTCCTGCTGGAGCATGGCATGCTCGACGCCATCGTCCACCGCAAGGAGATGAAGAACTACATCGCCCGCGCCCTCGACTTCATGATCCCCACCAACGGCGCGAAGAACTAG
- the cobO gene encoding cob(I)yrinic acid a,c-diamide adenosyltransferase: protein MPDIRKGLIIVHTGAGKGKTTAAMGTALRAVGNGLKVLMLQFLKGSWHYGELDAVKAFGENFVMKQMGRGFVKVGGAETDPEDIKLVGEAWAEAEAAIRSGQWDLVILDEINYAISYGMLDPAKVVAALQQKPEPVHVILTGRNAHPTIIELADTVTEMKQVKHAYEKGVMAQRGIEY, encoded by the coding sequence ATGCCAGATATCCGCAAAGGCCTGATCATCGTGCACACCGGCGCCGGCAAGGGCAAGACCACGGCGGCCATGGGTACGGCTCTGCGCGCCGTGGGCAACGGCCTGAAGGTGCTGATGCTACAGTTCCTCAAGGGCTCCTGGCACTACGGCGAGCTGGATGCGGTGAAGGCCTTCGGCGAGAACTTCGTGATGAAGCAGATGGGCCGCGGCTTCGTCAAGGTGGGCGGCGCGGAGACCGACCCCGAAGACATCAAGCTGGTGGGCGAGGCCTGGGCCGAGGCCGAGGCGGCCATCCGCTCCGGCCAGTGGGATTTGGTGATCCTCGACGAGATCAACTACGCCATCAGCTACGGCATGCTCGACCCGGCCAAAGTCGTCGCTGCGCTGCAGCAGAAGCCGGAGCCGGTGCACGTCATCTTGACGGGGCGCAACGCGCATCCGACAATCATCGAGCTGGCCGATACCGTCACCGAGATGAAGCAGGTGAAGCACGCCTACGAGAAGGGCGTGATGGCCCAGCGCGGCATCGAGTATTGA
- a CDS encoding 23S rRNA (pseudouridine(1915)-N(3))-methyltransferase RlmH: protein MKLRIVWVGKTKEASIRALTEEYLKRLGRYVPTDSQELASEEALLKSAERASGRTRPTLVLLDQRGRQFTSEQFAELLRDQQDRGSQLLLFAIGPADGFTDQGRHAADLILSFGKMTLSHELARVVLLEQLYRAFTILKGHPYHKGH from the coding sequence GTGAAATTACGCATCGTCTGGGTCGGCAAGACCAAAGAAGCGTCCATCCGCGCGCTGACCGAGGAGTACCTCAAGCGCCTCGGTCGCTACGTGCCCACCGACTCGCAGGAGCTGGCCAGCGAGGAGGCCTTGCTGAAATCCGCCGAGCGCGCCTCCGGGCGCACGCGGCCCACGCTCGTCCTGCTCGACCAGCGCGGCCGCCAGTTCACCTCCGAGCAGTTCGCCGAGCTCTTGCGCGACCAGCAGGACCGCGGCTCGCAGCTGCTGCTGTTCGCCATCGGCCCCGCCGACGGCTTCACCGACCAGGGCCGCCACGCCGCCGACCTCATCCTCTCCTTCGGCAAGATGACCCTCTCCCACGAGCTCGCCCGCGTGGTTTTGCTGGAACAGCTCTACCGGGCATTTACAATCCTCAAGGGACATCCCTACCACAAGGGACACTAG
- a CDS encoding sigma-54 dependent transcriptional regulator: MPGKSHAEQPPSAVRAWIAADPKSLHLLEQARKIAAGTSTVLISGESGVGKDLLASLLHYLGPHAGEPLVKIDCASLPHELVESELFGYDKGAFTGATETKRGRLELAGAGTIVLDEVAALPLAVQAKLLRAIEEKSFHRLGGTRTIEVAARIVALTNADLEQAVARGAFREDLYYRLNVLPLSVPALRERPADIRPLARRLLSQLVEGHRGPARSLAADALAALERYAFPGNVRELRNILERALVASSAPEISLDALPAHVREAAHGRDRHKMTLEEMERAYIAEILDYTRGKKSKAAAILGISRKTLLEKRKRYGLD; the protein is encoded by the coding sequence ATGCCTGGCAAGAGTCATGCGGAGCAGCCGCCCTCGGCTGTGCGGGCCTGGATCGCCGCCGATCCCAAGTCCCTCCACCTGCTGGAGCAGGCGCGCAAGATCGCCGCCGGGACTTCCACCGTCCTCATCTCGGGCGAAAGCGGAGTAGGCAAAGACCTGCTGGCCTCGCTGCTGCACTACCTGGGCCCGCACGCCGGCGAGCCGCTGGTGAAGATCGACTGCGCCAGCCTGCCGCACGAGCTGGTGGAGAGCGAACTCTTCGGCTACGACAAGGGCGCCTTCACCGGGGCCACCGAGACCAAGCGCGGGCGGCTGGAGCTGGCGGGCGCGGGCACCATCGTGCTCGACGAGGTGGCGGCGCTGCCGCTCGCCGTCCAGGCCAAGCTGCTGCGCGCGATTGAAGAGAAAAGCTTCCACCGCCTGGGCGGGACCCGGACGATCGAGGTCGCGGCGCGCATCGTCGCTCTCACCAACGCCGACCTGGAGCAGGCCGTGGCCCGCGGTGCCTTCCGCGAGGACCTCTACTACCGGCTGAACGTGCTGCCGCTCTCCGTTCCCGCGCTGCGCGAGCGCCCGGCGGACATCCGCCCGCTGGCCCGCCGCCTGCTCTCCCAACTCGTCGAGGGCCATCGCGGCCCCGCGCGCTCGCTCGCAGCCGACGCCCTGGCCGCGCTCGAGCGCTACGCCTTCCCTGGCAACGTGCGCGAACTGCGGAACATTTTGGAGCGCGCACTGGTCGCGTCTTCGGCGCCGGAGATTTCGCTCGACGCCCTCCCTGCGCACGTCCGCGAGGCCGCCCACGGCCGCGACCGTCACAAGATGACGCTCGAAGAGATGGAGCGCGCCTATATCGCCGAGATCCTGGACTACACTCGCGGAAAGAAGTCCAAGGCCGCCGCCATCCTCGGCATCAGTAGGAAGACGCTGCTGGAGAAGCGGAAGCGCTATGGGCTGGACTAA
- the rsfS gene encoding ribosome silencing factor, producing MSAAQVRRQVAQALAACESKKAFDFTLLKLDAASSGFTDYFLVCSGTNPRQIQAICDEVEHQLERAGMRPAHIEGYRQAEWVLLDYVDFVVHIFSERARRYYDLERLWKSAERLEPASLQPKPKPKPKPKPKRPARAAASRRKPARRR from the coding sequence ATGAGCGCTGCCCAGGTCCGCCGCCAAGTCGCCCAAGCCCTCGCCGCCTGCGAATCCAAGAAAGCCTTCGACTTCACGCTGCTGAAACTCGACGCCGCCTCCTCCGGCTTCACCGACTACTTCCTGGTGTGCTCGGGCACCAACCCGCGGCAGATCCAGGCCATCTGCGACGAGGTCGAGCACCAGCTGGAGCGCGCTGGAATGCGTCCCGCACACATCGAGGGCTACCGGCAGGCGGAGTGGGTGCTGCTCGACTACGTGGACTTCGTGGTGCACATCTTCAGCGAGCGCGCCCGCCGCTACTACGACCTGGAGCGGCTGTGGAAGTCGGCCGAGCGCCTGGAGCCGGCGTCCTTGCAACCCAAGCCCAAGCCCAAGCCGAAGCCGAAGCCGAAACGTCCGGCCCGGGCCGCGGCCTCGCGCCGCAAGCCCGCGCGCCGGCGCTAG
- the nadD gene encoding nicotinate-nucleotide adenylyltransferase: protein MARIGIFGGTFDPVHRGHLAVARAVLRRLKLDKLTFVPAGVPPHKQHKPRASFRHRFAMLKLATAGQPKFAVSRLEASGVHYSIDTVRRIKRSLKKGDRLFFLIGIDAFCDIATWHQAEALVRECEFVVAVRPGYSIQDVTLVLPPSLRRSAGSSPRRSRAGIKVDGVMIHLLRGVRAPVSATRVRAAARRGRPLTKLVSAPVAKYIRKKRLYQGS from the coding sequence GTGGCCAGAATAGGCATCTTCGGCGGCACCTTCGATCCCGTGCATCGCGGACATCTGGCGGTGGCCCGCGCCGTCCTGCGCCGCCTGAAGTTGGACAAGCTCACCTTCGTCCCTGCCGGCGTACCGCCGCACAAGCAGCACAAGCCGCGCGCCTCCTTCCGCCATCGCTTCGCCATGCTCAAGCTGGCCACGGCGGGCCAGCCGAAGTTCGCGGTCTCGCGCCTGGAGGCCTCGGGCGTCCACTACAGCATTGACACAGTGCGGCGGATCAAGCGCTCGCTAAAGAAGGGCGATCGGTTGTTCTTTCTCATCGGCATCGACGCCTTCTGCGATATCGCAACCTGGCACCAGGCGGAGGCGCTGGTGCGCGAGTGCGAGTTCGTGGTGGCGGTGCGGCCCGGATACTCAATCCAGGATGTGACGCTCGTCCTGCCTCCCAGCCTGCGCCGAAGCGCGGGCTCCTCACCTCGCCGGAGCCGCGCCGGGATCAAGGTGGATGGGGTGATGATCCATCTGCTCCGCGGCGTGCGCGCCCCGGTCTCCGCCACGCGAGTGCGCGCCGCAGCGCGCCGCGGCCGGCCGCTGACCAAGCTCGTTTCAGCGCCAGTGGCGAAGTACATCCGGAAGAAGCGCCTGTACCAAGGCTCTTGA
- the obgE gene encoding GTPase ObgE produces the protein MFIDEAKIRVKAGDGGNGCMAFRREKFVPRGGPSGGDGGKGGDVVMESSERHNTLVHFRFNPEYKGERGRHGEGSNKTGHDGAEVVLKVPVGTIVYDEETGERVHDFSRPDERLVIARAGRGGRGNARFATSTHQAPREHELGHHGEERHFRLELKLLADVGLVGYPNAGKSTLISRISAARPKIADYPFTTLQPNLGVVDLGDETHPLSFVVADIPGLIEGAHLGAGLGTQFLRHIERTRLLVHLVDISDASGRPDPVADFGVIVEELASFGAGLEKKPMLVAATKIDVANKDKLAKLKRHCKKLKLALFPISAVSGEGIDKLQYAVGEQVEKLRRREQKAAAEHATL, from the coding sequence ATGTTCATAGACGAAGCCAAAATCCGCGTGAAAGCCGGCGACGGCGGCAACGGCTGCATGGCCTTTCGCCGGGAGAAGTTCGTCCCCCGCGGCGGGCCCTCGGGCGGCGACGGCGGCAAGGGCGGTGACGTGGTGATGGAGTCGAGCGAGCGCCACAACACGCTGGTCCACTTCCGCTTCAATCCCGAGTACAAGGGGGAGCGCGGCCGCCACGGCGAGGGCTCCAACAAGACCGGACACGACGGCGCCGAAGTCGTCCTCAAGGTCCCGGTGGGCACCATCGTCTACGACGAAGAGACGGGCGAGCGGGTACACGATTTCTCTCGCCCCGATGAGCGTCTGGTGATCGCCCGCGCCGGGCGCGGCGGACGCGGCAACGCGCGCTTCGCCACCTCCACCCATCAGGCTCCGCGCGAGCACGAACTGGGACACCACGGCGAGGAGCGCCACTTCCGCCTGGAGCTGAAGCTGCTGGCCGACGTCGGCCTGGTCGGGTATCCCAACGCGGGCAAATCCACGCTCATCTCGCGCATCTCCGCCGCGCGCCCCAAGATCGCCGACTACCCGTTCACCACGCTCCAGCCCAACCTGGGCGTCGTGGACCTGGGCGATGAAACCCATCCCCTGAGCTTCGTGGTCGCCGACATTCCTGGGCTGATCGAGGGCGCGCACCTGGGCGCCGGGCTGGGCACGCAGTTCCTGCGGCACATCGAGCGCACGCGCCTGCTGGTGCATCTGGTGGACATCTCCGACGCGAGCGGCCGCCCCGACCCGGTGGCGGATTTCGGGGTCATCGTGGAAGAGCTGGCGAGCTTCGGCGCCGGCCTGGAGAAAAAGCCCATGCTGGTGGCGGCGACGAAGATCGACGTCGCCAACAAGGACAAGCTGGCCAAGCTCAAGCGCCACTGCAAGAAGCTCAAGCTCGCGCTCTTCCCCATCTCCGCGGTTTCGGGCGAAGGCATCGACAAGCTGCAGTACGCCGTGGGCGAGCAGGTAGAAAAGCTGCGACGTCGGGAGCAGAAAGCAGCCGCCGAACACGCTACACTCTAG